The following nucleotide sequence is from Flavobacteriales bacterium.
CTCCCTTAAAGAACTAAAGGTAGCGGCTACTCCAAAGACGGTCAAGCGATTAATCAAGCAAGGCTTTGAAGTCTATATTCAAAAAGACGCCGGTGTAAGGGCAAATTATTCCGACGCACAGTTTGAAGAAGCAGGGGCGAACATTGTTCCATCGGCTGCTGATATTTATGGTAATTCAGATATCGTTCTTAAAGTAAAAGAACCAAGTTTTGAAGAAGTAGATATGATGAAAGAAGGCTTAGTTATGTTGAGTTATTTATGGCCTGCTCAAAACTCTGACTTACTTCAGAAACTTGCGGATAAAAAAGTAAACGCTATTGCAATGGATTCTATTCCTAGAATCTCTAGAGCGCAAAAAATGGATGTTTTATCTTCTATGGCAAACATCGCGGGTTATCGATCAGTTATTGAAGGAGCCAATCATTTTGGTAGATTTCTTAATGGTCAAATAACTGCAGCGGGTAAAGTAGATCCAGCAAAAATATTAGTTATTGGTGCTGGTGTAGCAGGTTTAGCTGCAATTGGCGCTGCGAATTCTCTAGGAGCAATTGTTAGAGCTTTTGATACTAGAGCGGAAGTAGCGGAGCAAATTGAATCTATGGGTGCTGAGTTTTTGCAAGTAGAAATTGAAGAAGATGGTGCTA
It contains:
- a CDS encoding Re/Si-specific NAD(P)(+) transhydrogenase subunit alpha, translating into MKVGIPAEISLKELKVAATPKTVKRLIKQGFEVYIQKDAGVRANYSDAQFEEAGANIVPSAADIYGNSDIVLKVKEPSFEEVDMMKEGLVMLSYLWPAQNSDLLQKLADKKVNAIAMDSIPRISRAQKMDVLSSMANIAGYRSVIEGANHFGRFLNGQITAAGKVDPAKILVIGAGVAGLAAIGAANSLGAIVRAFDTRAEVAEQIESMGAEFLQVEIEEDGATASGYSKVMSPEFIAAEMELFTEQAKECDIVITTAQIPGRAAPKLWMDYHVAAMKPGSVII